A stretch of Camelus bactrianus isolate YW-2024 breed Bactrian camel chromosome 26, ASM4877302v1, whole genome shotgun sequence DNA encodes these proteins:
- the SMIM19 gene encoding small integral membrane protein 19 encodes MPGGYGVMGADGSMDYSVHEAWNEATNVYLVVILVSFGLFMYAKRNKRKIMRIFSLPPTAEALSEPNFYDTISKIRLRQQLEMYSISRKYDYQQPQNQADSVQLSLE; translated from the exons ATGCCTGGCGGTTACGGAGTGATGGGTGCTGATGGCTCCATGGATTACAGCGTACACGAGGCCTGGAATGAAGCCACCAATGTTTACCTGGTCGTGATCCTTGTCAGCTTTGGGCTCTTCATGTATGCCAAGAG gaataaaaggaaaattatgagAATATTCAGCCTGCCACCTACAGCAGAGGCTTTGTCAGAGCCCAACTTTTACGACACAATAAGCAAAATCCGTTTAAGACAGCAACTGGAAATGTATTCCATTT CCAGGAAATATGACTATCAGCAGCCCCAAAACCAAGCTGACAGTGTGCAGCTGTCTTTGGAATGA